From a region of the Phoenix dactylifera cultivar Barhee BC4 unplaced genomic scaffold, palm_55x_up_171113_PBpolish2nd_filt_p 000490F, whole genome shotgun sequence genome:
- the LOC120106203 gene encoding ADP-ribosylation factor 2-like: MGLAISRMVRMLFAKREMRILMVGLDAAGKTTILYKLKLGEVITTIPTIGFNVETVEYKNVSFTVWDVGGQDKIRPLWRHYFQNTQGLIFVVDSNDKERILEARDELHRMLGEDELQGATLLVFANKQDLPNAMSVSEITDKLGLHALRQRRWYIQSACATTGEGLYEGLDWLSSNISDKTR; this comes from the exons ATGGGTCTGGCGATCTCGAGGATGGTGAGGATGCTGTTTGCGAAGCGGGAGATGAGGATACTGATGGTGGGCCTTGATGCAGCCGGGAAGACCACAATTTTGTATAAGCTGAAGCTCGGAGAGGTCATCACCACCATCCCAACTATTG GTTTTAATGTGGAGACTGTGGAATACAAGAATGTCAGCTTCACAGTGTGGGATGTTGGGGGCCAAGATAAG ATTCGACCTTTATGGAGGCATTACTTTCAGAATACCCAAGGACTCATATTTGTAGTTGACAGCAATGATAAAGAACGGATTTTAGAAGCTAGAGATGAGCTACATCGGATGTTGGGTGAG GATGAACTACAAGGTGCAACATTGCTTGTGTTCGCCAATAAGCAAGACCTTCCAAATGCAATGAGCGTATCTGAAATTACTGATAAGCTTGGGTTACATGCACTTCGCCAGCGCCGCTG GTATATCCAGAGTGCTTGCGCCACCACAGGGGAGGGACTTTATGAAGGCCTTGATTGGCTGTCAAGTAATATATCTGATAAGACAAGATAA
- the LOC120106204 gene encoding uncharacterized protein LOC120106204: MGLTGLRPDSEGKESKSFKRKVEKKLKFYAKVRNAVVALGAKKAISKKKRLRSRQKKLKAYDLSALSEYLPDLNAPKQPSRETNLKINCKTRQKLVQREGAQLKAVLNDPTFQIDPLSAIHQHLQRTQPPSASDQDKGSGKTKKAKKKGAKKSPSGPRSMDF, from the exons ATGGGATTGACTGGTTTAAG GCCTGATTCTGAAGGGAAAGAATCCAAAAGCTTCAAGCGCAAAGTTGAAAAGAAACTTAAGTTTTATGCAA AAGTTAGAAATGCTGTAGTTGCTTTAGGTGCTAAAAAGGCAATCAGCAAG aaaaagagaTTACGTAGCCGGCAGAAGAAGTTGAAGGCATATGATCTGTCAGCCCTTTCCGAGTATCTTCCAGATTTGAATGCCCCCAAGCAGCCTTCCAGAGAAACCAACTTAAAGATTAACTGCAAGACTAGGCAGAAGCTAGT GCAAAGGGAAGGCGCACAGTTGAAAGCAGTCCTGAATGATCCTACATTTCAGATTGATCCACTCTCTGCGATTCATCAACATTTACAGAGAACTCAGCCTCCTTCAGCCAGTGACCAAGACAAAGGTTCAGGGAAAACCAAGAAGGCCAAGAAAAAGGGAGCAAAAAAGTCACCGTCAGGCCCTCGGTCTATGGATTTTTGA
- the LOC120103687 gene encoding tRNA-dihydrouridine(20/20a) synthase-like isoform X3 has translation MLSVAPMMDWTDNHYRTLARLISKHAWLYTEMVVAETIVHQRNNLDRFLAFSPEQHPIVLQLGGSNLENLAKAAEFANAYSFDELNLNCGCPSGKVAGHGCFGARLMFDPKFVADAMSAIAANCSVPVSVKCRIGVDDHDSYNELCDFVYAIVSNSPTRHFIVHARKALLSGLSPAENRKVPPLKYEYYFALLRDFPEVQFTINGGITGIDQVNAARRQGAHGVMVGRAAYNNPWSTLRHVDSAVYGIPTSSLSRRQILEKYRMYGDSVLGKYGPGKPSIRQLVKPLLNLFHSEPGNGLWKRKADAALRRCKTIECFLEETLDAIPDSVLDSTLHRSPSDWEGSFADIDGMLPPPYKLSLQQSMSVSACLGISN, from the exons TGTTGCTCCAATGATGGATTGGACGGATAATCACTATAGGACTCTTGCTCGACTCATATCAAAACATGCATGGCTTTACACAGAAATGGTTGTGGCAGAAACCATCGTTCATCAAAGGAACAACTTG GATAGATTCTTGGCATTTTCTCCAGAGCAGCACCCAATTGTTCTACAACTTGGAGGGAGTAATTTGGAGAACCTAGCAAAGGCAGCTGAATTTGCAAATGCTtactcttttgatgaacttaatCTAAA CTGTGGATGCCCTAGTGGAAAAGTTGCAGGTCATGGTTGCTTTGGTGCACGTTTAATGTTTGACCCAAAG TTTGTTGCGGATGCTATGTCAGCCATTGCTGCCAATTGTAGTGTTCCTGTCAGCGTGAAGTGCAGAATAGGAGTAGATGATCATGATTCGTACAATGAACTCT GTGACTTTGTTTATGCAATTGTTTCTAACTCGCCAACTAGACATTTTATTGTACATGCACGGAAGGCATTGCTCAGTGGCCTCAGTCCTGCTGAGAATCGGAAGGTTCCTCCTCTAAA ATATGAGTACTATTTTGCCTTGTTGCGTGACTTCCCAGAAGTACAGTTTACTATCAATGGAGGCATCACTGGCATTGATCAG GTAAATGCAGCCCGAAGACAAGGAGCCCATGGGGTCATGGTTGGCCGTGCTGCTTATAATAA CCCATGGTCCACTCTGAGACATGTTGATAGTGCTGTATATGGTATCCCAACTTCTAGTCTTTCACGTCGCCAG ATCCTTGAAAAGTATCGGATGTATGGTGATTCTGTTTTAGGAAAATATGGACCTGGCAAACCGAGTATTCGACAACTTGTTAAG CCATTACTGAACCTATTTCATTCAGAACCTGGAAATGGTTTGTGGAAACGCAAGGCTGATGCTGCATTGCGCCGCTGCAAG ACAATTGAGTGTTTTCTTGAAGAGACCTTGGATGCCATTCCTGACTCTGTTTTGGATTCAACCCTTCACAGAAGCCCATCAGATTGGGAAGGGAGTTTTGCTGATATTGATGGCATGTTACCTCCTCCATATAAATTAAGTTTGCAGCAGTCAATGAGTGTATCAGCTTGTCTGGGCATCTCAAATTGA